The genomic segment TCTACAGAGTTACTATTCATTAGGTTTAGAGGCTGTCAAGAATAATTGAGCTTTtccatttgaaatgtaaaaccCAGCAGAGTAATCTGACACTTTGAGTATTACCACATTCCCATTATTTTAAGAGGGAAGATCGACACACAGTGCTGTTGATGTGAAAAATCCATAACTAAGGCTAATTAAGTGCAGAACTACAGGGCGGGTAGCCCAAAACCCCAAAATGCACCCCTATTTGCAAGAAAAGTAACTACAGCAAGCAAAGGCAAAGATGTGCTGTTATGTATCATTTATAGGAACGGAGAGTAACCTGCTCAGGAATTCTGACACTTGTGGTCATTGAGTGTCACAACTGCAGTTtattgattttgtttattttattggatTTTCTTTATAACCGTATAAACATCTTTTTTTGACACATCTATACCTCTTAAAGGCTACTGctatttttcctttccagtagGTGGTGCAATTTGATACTTATGTGGCAGCAATGAAACAGCTCCCCCATGTGGAGAATCTGATACTTGCTAAAAGTGAAGAAGTGACTTTGTGAGAGAGTGCAAGCCAGTTCTCTGAGGTGATGTGCTCCCAAAGCTTTTACGCTCTAAGCTACTGTTACTGTTGAGAGGATAAAAAGTCCAGATGTGTAAACATGCCCCAATCTCTGGCACAACAGAAACATGTGAGGTGATAGGTACGTATCAGTCACACCTCTGTATCATAGCAACCACTCACCGTCCCCCCTTCCCTGAGACAGCTTGCCCTCAGGGCTGGTACCCACAGCGAAACCGCAGTGGGGCATCCTGCTGAAGGAACCATGACAATACGGGGGTCAAACATCTGCTGCTTATATACCACGCTGCTGTTGTACGTTGGAATTCTGCATATATTATGCAAACCGAATTCCCGAAAAGTTGggttttataaaaataaaatgcagagatttgcaaatctcataaccCACATTTTAGTGAGAACACGGAAAGCATGTCAGTGTTTGAATTGAGACaactttaatgaaaaaaaagcatCCCTTCTCCTTTTAATAATAGTCCATAAACATGAAGGAATTGaggagaccagtgttggacttcTGGGAGAGGAATGCTGTCCCATTCTTGTCTGATATATGGCTCTAACTGTTCAACAGTCCAGGGTATTTTTAGCTCCATGATgcaccaaatgttttcagtgcagGCAGCTCAGTTCAGCCCCTGGATGTTTTTACTACAAagccttgttgttgttgttgtaacagGGGAAGTAGGCAGTTTaacattgtcttgctgaaatatgcaagggGCTCCCTGATTGTTGCTTTAAAACTTGTATGTACTATTCAGCAGTGATGATGCCTTTCCCTATGTGCAAACTGCCAATTCCATTTCCAGTCATGGCATGCTGTGCTCACAGACAGtaatttctggaagtgttcctgaggTCAGTGATTTCATGCCTGTTTTGAATTCAGTGCCACCTGAAGGCCCGAAGATCACAGACACCCAGTAACACTTTTGGCCTTGTCCCATGTGCACAGACATTTCTCTAaattctctgaatcttttgatgatattatgtaCTTTAGATGGCGAGATATTCAAAGTCTTTGTAATTTTAACTTCGAGAAACATTAACCTGAAATCACACAATTTGCAGACACAGGTTGGTAAACCAATGCCATCGTCTGAGAAAGTCTGCCGCTCTAAAATGCTCGTTTTTACAcaatcatgttactgacctgtcGCCTAATTAGTTTGCAAATTGTTCCACCAGCTGTTTCATTTTAATACCACTTaattttccagccttttgttggCTCCATTCAGACTGTCTTGAGATGTGTTCCtgccattaaattcaaaatgagctaatatttttaatgaaataggaaatgttttctttgttcaattgtgaataaaatacagGCTCAcaagatttgcaaatcattgcagagtgtttttattgacattttactttaactagttttgtgtattttttccacattttattttatgctgGTTGGTTCTCTCGGGTAATCAAATTATAATCTTATCGTGTAGTTTGTAATTGCTTCCACATAAATTGCAGACCATTTTTACTCAGGCCTGACATCTCTTTGTAGTTGTGccctgtgtttctttgtgaGGCAGAATACACACAGAGCAACACAGGAATGTCTCACAAAAGCAGGTCTTTTGCGCTTGGATAGGGTTCGGTATTCAGCTGGAACTAGGTCACAATGTTCACCCCAACAGTGGGATAAGTGGAGCAGGggagcagcagcacaggctcctCCTTAGCCTGGCAGGAAGTGGCCCAGCAGAACACTGTGGGTAATGAGCCTGAAGCACTAACCTTCTCTCTCCTTGACTCCAAACCCACCTGGCTAACCACAACTCTGCAGTGAGCGATATGTGTGTTCTGCTCTGTAAAAATACTTTAGGTGTGCTTGATTTAGAATGAGTGAAAGGGGCTTGGCTGGAGGTACCGGCAAGGACTATCAGTATTATAATGTTTTTTGGGGAGAAAACATCAATGAGACAAATTAAGCACAACTTGTGTCTGAGACAAAATAGATGCCATTTAAGTGAGTACACACTGTTTTTGCATGGACTGACCTTTAATTCCTCCTCCATGTCTGACACTCTTTTCTCAAGggtttgtttttcctgtaattaaagaaaaaaaaaactgaagtaagTTCTACTGGAAAAATGAAAGGCTATAAGACTATAATTTGAAGTAGACAAGGAAACTGATTGGAAAGAATGCAAATATATGTAGTATTATCAAGGAGAAGGTTGTTAAGACACTTACCCTTTTTTCTGATTCAAGTACTGAAGATCTTTCAGATATTGTGTCGTGTCTCTAAAACAGGGGTAATGTTAATGGGAGAAATTTATTAGAAGAACTGGTTTAAATTTTAATCATGACTTCACTGAAGAAGTAAAAAGTTAAATCTTTCTTCAAGCACACAGGAAGTGAAGGGATGAATGTGAGTTTTCTGTAGAATGGGTCAAAGGTACCTGAGTGACTTTCTCCAGTTGGGAACGTATCTTGGCTAGCTCTTGTTTGCTCTCCTGCAACCTGGACTTGAGTTTTGCATTTTCATGCAAAGCTTCTGCATACAtctaaaatgttaataaaaggaaaaatatagGAATAGATTTGTTATAGAAAGTCTTAGTATTTGAATTTTGATAACCAAAATATTAATGACGATACAAGGCATAAAAAGAGTAACAACAGACAGTTTAAGTTGAACCACAGAACTCAAACAATATGTAAGATCATCGATTATATTTACataaatacagtttttttttcacagtagcAAAAGCTTTTTCAAAAAAACCCAAGCCTAAAATAACATTACTTCTTTTGTTTCTGACTATGACATGACCAAATTGAGTGTGCATTTTTTGTTGATATCTGATTATGTCTAACCTAAAAGGATGATGGTGATGAATGCTTATCACAATTGTAAACTAATTGTaatgcccttcctgatgcaaccccaaAGGAATTTGTGCCTCCTCCCAGTAAATGTGTAAACCAGTAGACTATGGAGCCACTTTTGACTTGAGCATGGTCCCCGAATTTCAAGGAGGGATCAGGGGGGAAGGGGGGTCTCTGTCTCTGTCGgtcttaaaaataataatgttaagGTATGTTTATAGTTAGGGTTAGCATCACCTGTCAACATCTATTTAAGTAAATGTAGTAAAAGTACATATAGAACTGTTAGCTTTTTCAAAAACCTTACATGTTCGtgtctctccatgtttcctgttttattttgaaagctctggtgtttccatgttcagtgtgtttagttttacttttccCTGTGGCGTCAtgatcatttgtgtcagctgtgtctcctcaggtgtttccacttccctcattaccctcctgtgtatttaagtcctctgtctccctctgttctttgttgggTCATCTGTCTGTCTTCATGTCAGGTCACGTCAAGTCATAGAGTTTTTCCCTCCCACTGTTCCGGTCCGTGTTCATGCTCATGTTTGGTTTATTCCATTGTTATGTTGTCACATGTTCCTGTTCAGTTTCATGTTCTTGTCTCTCGTCATTGTTTTCACAGTTAGTTTAGTTCTGCCCCAGTTTAGTTTTCAGCTTACTTTCGCCtcactttgtttttcagttttttgtatcagccgcataaaggctcgctttttgtttgATCATCAGCTCATTTCTCCTGTGTCTGTTTTTGGGTCcgctccacaaacacaacatcaATCCCCGCCATGACAACATGAAATCAACAGTATTACCACTTTTACTGTATAGTGGCATTGCAGGTTCATAGTTCCATATACGGGTTTGATGCAATCTCAGTAAGACATAACTTCATTTCTGCAAATACTTGAATAGGGAATATTACAATAGTAAAATACGATTACAGGTCAAAAGTTCCTTTCTGACACTCGTAATCCCATGAAAGCCCAGTTACATTACTGGGACATTACACTACAAAAATAGATACAATGTGCATAAATCTAAAGGCAAATTGTATCCAGGACTGCAGCTTTGAATCGGTAACATTAGAATGTGTTtttgaaactgagaaaagagTTACTACCTTCTTATAGTCTTTGGCAGTGGAGTCTTGTTCCTGTTTATTCAGTGCAGCCAGCCTTGCCTCTCTGCGCGTGTATGAGCTGGTGCGGCCCAGTGACTTGTCTGTAGCACTCTCTCCAATGGAATCAAATCTAGAGGCAACACAGCTCTTAGCCAGTCTGCAAGGcagctttatttacagtgtttttttcctcttaccTGTTACAGTTCTGTAATACAGAAGAAAAAAGCCCAAATCTTACCTTGACActctgtcatgctgaaaaacaaGGAATAAGCCATGTTAGTTTGACTAGCAGCATGGAATCATCACACTGTGAAAATATTCTGTCACGGTTAGATCGAGTCCTGTTCATTTGATATCACCAAACAAAGGCTTGGCTGAGAAATATTTTCCATTTTGAGACAgcagagaacaaaaacaaaacttccaGTTGAATTATCACAACATGcgattcatgcttttattacatcccagctggactattgtaactcCTTATATGCTGGAGTTAGCCAGACCTGCCTGGCAAAGCTGCAGTTggtccagaatgctgcagctcgtCTTCTGACACGTACTAAAAGATGTGAACACATTTCCCCGGTGCTTgcctctcttcattggctccctgtccaCTTCAGAattaatttcaacattttattgTTGACTTACAAAGCCCTGAATGGACAGGCTCCCAGGTATTTGTCTGACCTCTTGCAGACTTGCAGACCCCCTTTAGATCTCTTAGATCAAGTGATCTTTTGCTTTTAGCCGTACCAAGGTCGAGGCTGCTTCATAGAGGCGATTGAGCATTTGCAGTCGTAGCGCCTAAGCTGTGGAACAATTTACCCCTACACATCAGACAGGCTCCTACTGtcaatctttttaaatcttatcttaaaacacatttttatttactggcTTTTAATACAGCATGAGAGTTATTTGTTAATTCATATTCATAAGTTATTTTATTAGGTATTTTGTAttcttgtacagcactttggtcaacgctcctgttgtaattaaatgtgctatataaataaataagctaTAAACTATGTTTGGACGCCTTTAGTCCCAGATGGAAGAAGTGCATGTAGAAGTAGGATACAATTCTCCCCAACACTGCTCTGACAGGGTTCGCAGAGGTCAAACCTCCCCGGTGAGCCTGGTTAATCTTTTAAAATACGCTGCTGCAATGAGCATGCCTGCAGCACAAATATGACATAATGACATCAGAAGTCAAGTATTCCTTGCATGACAGGCTGCCGTCTGACCTCAGACAACAGTCTGATATCAAACTGTCCTGGCAGGTCCCTGCTATGACTAGCCCAGTCTAAGTGGCTGCCAAGTTGCCTGTTGTGATCACattctgtgtttgtttccacTTCACCAAGCAGCCTGGGCACTGTGCGACAGGAGGAGTTGCGTATGCATACTGTTCTTTGGCTgtatttggtttctgttttcagAAATTACGTTACCTCAGAGATGTCCCTTTTAAGGGACCTATTTTTTATGGCTATTGACTGCCTTCCTGCATTACTTcatagtcatgtgaaaaagaacgtTTACACTATGGGACACTATGCAgttctgtgaaaaactaagtacgcCTCATGATCCAGTAGCTTGTAGAATCACCTTTAGCAGCTGTAACTTGAACTAACTGTTTTCTGTATGAGTTTATTagtctctcacattgttgtgcAGGAGTTCTTGTCCAGTCTTCATTGCACCGTTGCTTCAGATCACTGAAGCTGAACAGTACCTGTTTATGCAAAACACTTTTAAGGTCCCATTGCGTTGTGTCAATCAGTTTGAGGTCTGGATTGTGATGGTGCCATTGAAACACTTTGATTCTGTGCTTCTGTT from the Pelmatolapia mariae isolate MD_Pm_ZW linkage group LG20, Pm_UMD_F_2, whole genome shotgun sequence genome contains:
- the LOC134619330 gene encoding protein phosphatase 1 regulatory subunit 12B-like isoform X3, producing MSSYYPRTKDLTRTRKSLTESPPSSPSPTEKNYRHDRVSRFDSIGESATDKSLGRTSSYTRREARLAALNKQEQDSTAKDYKKMYAEALHENAKLKSRLQESKQELAKIRSQLEKVTQRHDTISERSSVLESEKREKQTLEKRVSDMEEELKDAPLRFRCGYQP
- the LOC134619330 gene encoding protein phosphatase 1 regulatory subunit 12B-like isoform X2, encoding MSSYYPRTKDLTRTRKSLTESPPSSPSPTEKNYRHDRVSRFDSIGESATDKSLGRTSSYTRREARLAALNKQEQDSTAKDYKKMYAEALHENAKLKSRLQESKQELAKIRSQLEKVTQRHDTISERSSVLESEKREKQTLEKRVSDMEEELKQDAPLRFRCGYQP
- the LOC134619330 gene encoding protein phosphatase 1 regulatory subunit 12B-like isoform X1, with translation MSSYYPRTKDLTRTRKSLTESPPSSPSPTEKNYRHDRVSRFDSIGESATDKSLGRTSSYTRREARLAALNKQEQDSTAKDYKKMYAEALHENAKLKSRLQESKQELAKIRSQLEKVTQRHDTISERSSVLESEKREKQTLEKRVSDMEEELKVLTELKSDNQRLKDENGALIRVISKLSK